One window of the Actinomycetota bacterium genome contains the following:
- the nadB gene encoding L-aspartate oxidase, with product MIPRYLVNFDSDKLEKSIYDLLVIGSGIAGLTAALRACGKYKTLLLTKSEVKESTTWYAQGGVATAVGEHDSPQLHFEDTILAGDGLCDPQVVKILVTEGPGRITDLIHLGAEFDRFGEEMRLTREGGHSLPRILHAGDATGSAIESTLVKVAKLCSGLQIKEHVFVVDLLDFDGRCIGAIIFEPSLGRFSICLAKAVILATGGAGQIYSVTTNPPISTGDGIAMAYRTGAEIMDMEFVQFHPTVLDEAQNPRFLITEALRGEGAYLRDCKGNRFMAQVHPEAELAPRNVVVREMVKVMHDCKTDRVYLDATHIPPLKLKERFPTIWKRCQESGYDLSTDLIPVSPAAHFMIGGVKTDIYGRTSLCGLYASGEVAANGVHGANRLASNSLLEGLVFSKRIMDILEEEVNEISQEDLLGIRMTYTYSRRPKDVKIEECRNLIQKTMMEDAGVTRSGVSLKRALKIMDSLKDILNMEFSSVEGFELQNMIMVAELICRSALMREESRGVHFREDFPEKDDAGWKKHIVLKI from the coding sequence ATGATACCGAGATATCTTGTAAATTTCGATTCCGACAAGTTGGAGAAATCCATTTATGATCTTCTGGTTATTGGCAGTGGAATTGCGGGGCTTACCGCCGCTCTTCGAGCCTGTGGGAAGTACAAGACACTTCTCTTAACCAAGAGTGAGGTCAAGGAGTCAACCACCTGGTACGCGCAGGGCGGAGTGGCAACAGCTGTGGGTGAGCACGATTCGCCCCAACTCCACTTTGAGGACACCATCTTGGCTGGAGATGGTCTCTGCGATCCTCAAGTGGTGAAGATTCTGGTAACTGAAGGACCCGGGCGAATAACCGATCTCATTCATTTGGGAGCCGAATTCGACCGCTTTGGGGAGGAGATGAGGCTCACGAGGGAAGGGGGGCATTCGCTGCCCCGAATTTTGCATGCCGGAGATGCCACGGGAAGTGCCATTGAAAGCACTTTGGTGAAGGTGGCGAAGCTATGTTCCGGTTTGCAAATTAAAGAGCATGTTTTCGTCGTTGATCTTTTGGACTTTGATGGAAGATGTATTGGTGCCATCATTTTTGAACCCTCCCTTGGAAGATTTTCAATCTGTCTTGCCAAGGCGGTCATCCTGGCTACGGGTGGAGCCGGGCAGATTTATAGCGTCACCACAAATCCGCCGATCTCGACCGGCGATGGCATTGCCATGGCCTATCGGACGGGCGCGGAGATAATGGACATGGAGTTCGTCCAATTTCATCCCACCGTCTTGGATGAGGCACAAAATCCTCGCTTTTTAATCACGGAGGCTCTGAGGGGAGAGGGAGCTTACCTCAGGGATTGCAAGGGGAATCGATTCATGGCACAAGTCCATCCCGAAGCCGAGCTCGCTCCGCGGAATGTTGTCGTTCGGGAGATGGTCAAGGTGATGCACGATTGCAAAACCGATCGCGTCTATTTAGATGCTACTCACATCCCCCCTTTGAAACTTAAGGAGAGATTCCCCACCATTTGGAAGAGATGCCAGGAGAGCGGATATGATTTGTCCACAGATCTCATCCCCGTTTCTCCAGCCGCTCATTTCATGATCGGGGGTGTTAAAACGGACATCTATGGAAGGACGAGCCTTTGCGGTCTCTATGCCAGTGGAGAGGTTGCCGCCAATGGCGTTCATGGGGCAAACAGGTTGGCCAGCAATTCCCTTTTGGAAGGGCTCGTTTTCAGCAAGAGGATCATGGATATCCTAGAGGAAGAGGTAAACGAGATTTCTCAAGAAGATTTACTCGGAATAAGGATGACTTACACATACTCCCGGAGACCTAAGGATGTAAAGATTGAGGAATGCCGAAATTTGATTCAGAAGACCATGATGGAAGACGCGGGTGTTACTCGCTCCGGGGTCAGCTTGAAGAGAGCCCTCAAGATCATGGATTCCCTCAAGGATATTTTGAATATGGAATTTTCTTCGGTGGAAGGATTTGAGCTACAAAATATGATCATGGTCGCTGAGCTCATTTGCAGATCCGCTTTAATGCGCGAGGAGAGTCGAGGAGTACACTTCAGGGAGGATTTTCCCGAGAAAGATGATGCAGGTTGGAAGAAGCACATCGTTTTAAAAATCTAA
- the nadA gene encoding quinolinate synthase NadA has translation MRELIERIFELKRERNAVILAHNYQVGEIQDIADFVGDSLGLSRQAAQTDADVIVFCGVHFMAETAYILSPDKTVLLPDANAGCPLADTITPEALRKKRREYPQAAVVCYVNSSAAVKAESDVCCTSANAVQVVESLKESQIIFVPDKNLGKYVASKSGKEIILWDGCCPIHDNITAEQILELKEGHPGAKFMAHPECRPEVLAFADGIYGTSGMIRYARNVEAKEIIVGTEAGMVYRLSKENPEKKFYVPQEAICPDMKLTTLEKVLHGLESLETRITVPEEIRVRAERAVNRMIEIG, from the coding sequence ATGAGAGAGTTGATCGAGAGGATATTCGAATTAAAGAGAGAAAGAAACGCGGTCATTCTCGCCCACAATTACCAGGTGGGGGAGATTCAAGATATCGCCGATTTTGTCGGCGATTCCCTCGGTCTTTCCCGCCAAGCTGCACAGACCGATGCCGATGTGATCGTCTTTTGTGGTGTTCACTTCATGGCTGAGACCGCTTATATCCTCAGTCCAGACAAGACGGTGCTGCTTCCAGATGCAAATGCGGGCTGTCCTCTCGCCGATACCATAACTCCAGAGGCATTGAGGAAAAAGAGAAGGGAGTATCCTCAAGCGGCGGTGGTTTGCTACGTTAATTCCTCAGCGGCGGTTAAAGCGGAGAGCGATGTTTGTTGCACGTCTGCCAATGCCGTGCAGGTTGTCGAATCCCTTAAAGAGTCGCAAATAATCTTCGTTCCCGATAAGAACCTTGGAAAATATGTGGCTTCGAAAAGCGGGAAGGAGATCATTCTTTGGGATGGCTGTTGTCCCATCCACGATAATATCACTGCGGAGCAGATACTTGAGTTAAAGGAAGGGCATCCGGGGGCGAAATTCATGGCTCATCCGGAGTGTCGCCCCGAAGTTTTAGCCTTCGCGGACGGCATTTACGGCACATCGGGAATGATCAGATACGCGAGAAATGTCGAGGCAAAAGAGATAATCGTCGGCACCGAAGCGGGCATGGTTTATCGGTTATCCAAGGAGAATCCGGAGAAAAAATTCTATGTTCCCCAGGAAGCCATCTGTCCCGATATGAAACTCACAACTTTAGAAAAGGTTTTGCACGGCTTGGAATCGCTCGAAACTAGGATCACCGTGCCCGAGGAGATTCGGGTTCGAGCCGAAAGAGCAGTTAATAGGATGATTGAAATAGGCTAA